Proteins encoded within one genomic window of Gloeobacter kilaueensis JS1:
- a CDS encoding heavy metal-responsive transcriptional regulator: MGIGVEQKLQEAGGAQLWKIGELAHLSGVAVATIRYYESLGLLEPAQRSRSGYRYYDTSAKRRLEFIKKAQILRFSLAEIRQILSMRGRGDPACPVVVSLLENKITELEEQISRLQSLKGVLATYRDQWRHKDFDDPSSEHLCSLIERVEATPA, from the coding sequence ATGGGCATAGGTGTCGAGCAAAAGCTTCAAGAAGCAGGCGGTGCTCAGCTCTGGAAGATCGGCGAACTCGCCCATCTAAGCGGGGTGGCGGTGGCCACGATCCGCTACTACGAGAGTTTGGGGCTTCTCGAACCGGCCCAACGCAGCAGGAGCGGTTATCGCTACTACGACACTTCGGCAAAGCGGAGACTGGAATTTATCAAGAAGGCTCAGATTCTGCGCTTTTCCCTGGCGGAAATTCGCCAGATTCTCAGTATGCGGGGCCGGGGTGATCCCGCCTGCCCGGTGGTCGTTTCCCTGCTGGAGAACAAGATTACCGAACTGGAAGAACAGATCTCCCGCCTCCAATCGCTGAAGGGGGTACTCGCAACCTACCGCGACCAGTGGCGGCACAAGGATTTCGACGATCCAAGCAGCGAGCACCTGTGCAGTTTGATCGAGCGGGTCGAAGCCACTCCCGCTTGA
- a CDS encoding heavy metal translocating P-type ATPase — translation MQMQLKIPAMHCGGCAQAVRRAVLELDPGAQIDVDLQARTVQIESKHPEENLHQVLAEAGYPPEKAGEAEGYGQQAIADDSSTEAVDEQEAVYRRTMGKFAFAAAIAVPVLLVGLGDYVPALARLLMPYQQVVGLVSAVLSLAVLAWSGAEFFKGAWHNFRNHNANMDTLIALGTGAAWLYSFFVVVAPGLFPVSARGTFFDVAVVVTALVLLGQALEARARGRANAALGALLDLQAKTARVLRDGQEMDLPVAQVRVGDILLVRPGEKVPVDGVIVQGESAIDESVVTGESVPVDKKSGDGVIGSSLNTTGAFRMRATRVGEETTLAQIVRLVGEAQSTKVPIARLVDTVSRYFVPGVAIVAILTFLVWFNLGAPLNLAVVTAVTVLVIACPCALGLAAPISLVAGLGRAAENGVLVRNGEALETASKLTTIVLDKTGTITLGRPELTDVLPVAGFNLDTLLALAAAADRNSEHPLATAIVKGAQARGTQAAEPERFRSIPGQGVEATVDGRTVLVGNARLMEAQNVAMAAFQGDAARLANSGKTAMFVAVDGQAAGILAVADTVKPDSLAAIRAFARMGIEVAMITGDNERTAQAIARQVGIERVIAGVQPQDKAQQVQRLQGEGRTVGMVGDGVNDAPALAQADVGFAIGTGTDVAIEAADITLVGGSLRSVVYAIQISRATLGNIKQNLFGAFIYNSLGIPVAAGLFYPLFGWLLSPILAGGAMALSSITVVLNASRLRLFAPKSVSEA, via the coding sequence ATGCAGATGCAACTGAAGATTCCGGCGATGCACTGCGGCGGTTGTGCCCAGGCGGTGAGACGGGCTGTGCTGGAACTAGATCCCGGTGCGCAGATAGATGTGGATCTACAAGCGCGCACGGTGCAGATCGAATCGAAGCACCCGGAGGAGAACCTGCACCAGGTTCTCGCCGAAGCGGGCTATCCGCCGGAGAAGGCGGGGGAAGCTGAAGGTTACGGGCAACAGGCCATAGCGGACGACAGCAGCACCGAAGCTGTAGACGAGCAGGAGGCGGTGTACCGGCGGACGATGGGCAAATTTGCCTTTGCGGCGGCGATTGCGGTGCCGGTGCTGCTCGTGGGACTGGGAGATTATGTTCCGGCCCTGGCCAGGCTGCTGATGCCTTACCAGCAGGTGGTCGGCCTGGTTTCGGCGGTCCTCAGCCTGGCGGTCCTTGCCTGGTCGGGGGCGGAGTTTTTTAAGGGAGCCTGGCACAACTTCCGCAACCACAACGCCAATATGGACACGCTGATTGCCCTGGGAACCGGGGCAGCGTGGCTCTACTCGTTCTTTGTCGTCGTCGCACCGGGGCTTTTTCCGGTGTCGGCGCGCGGCACGTTCTTCGATGTCGCGGTGGTGGTGACTGCCCTGGTACTGTTGGGTCAGGCGCTCGAAGCGCGGGCCCGTGGCCGGGCCAATGCCGCTTTGGGAGCCCTCCTCGATCTGCAGGCCAAGACGGCGCGGGTGCTCCGCGACGGCCAGGAAATGGACCTGCCGGTGGCCCAGGTGCGGGTGGGCGACATTCTGCTGGTGCGGCCCGGCGAAAAAGTGCCCGTGGACGGAGTGATTGTCCAGGGCGAATCGGCGATCGATGAATCGGTCGTCACCGGCGAATCGGTGCCGGTGGACAAAAAATCTGGCGACGGGGTGATCGGCTCCAGCCTCAATACGACCGGTGCTTTTCGGATGCGGGCCACCCGCGTCGGTGAGGAGACTACCCTCGCCCAAATCGTGCGTCTGGTGGGCGAGGCCCAGAGTACGAAGGTACCGATTGCCCGCCTGGTGGACACCGTGTCGCGCTACTTCGTGCCCGGCGTGGCGATCGTCGCTATCCTCACGTTTTTAGTCTGGTTCAACCTCGGTGCGCCCCTCAATCTGGCGGTGGTGACGGCGGTGACGGTGCTCGTGATCGCCTGTCCCTGTGCCCTGGGGCTGGCGGCTCCTATTAGTCTGGTGGCGGGACTGGGCAGAGCCGCCGAAAACGGCGTGCTGGTGCGCAATGGCGAGGCACTTGAGACGGCTTCCAAGCTTACGACGATCGTGCTCGACAAGACCGGCACGATCACCCTCGGCAGACCGGAGTTGACCGATGTGCTGCCTGTGGCCGGGTTCAATCTGGATACATTGCTGGCTCTGGCCGCCGCCGCTGACCGCAACAGTGAGCATCCGCTCGCTACCGCCATCGTCAAAGGCGCTCAGGCGCGAGGCACCCAAGCGGCTGAGCCCGAACGCTTCCGGTCCATTCCTGGCCAGGGCGTCGAGGCAACAGTTGATGGGCGAACGGTGCTGGTGGGCAATGCCCGGCTGATGGAGGCCCAGAACGTGGCGATGGCAGCCTTCCAGGGCGATGCGGCGCGGCTGGCCAACTCGGGCAAGACGGCGATGTTCGTGGCGGTGGACGGGCAGGCGGCGGGCATTCTCGCCGTGGCAGACACGGTGAAACCCGATTCGCTCGCAGCGATCCGGGCTTTCGCTCGGATGGGCATCGAGGTGGCAATGATCACCGGCGACAACGAGCGCACGGCTCAAGCCATTGCCCGGCAGGTGGGCATTGAGCGGGTCATAGCCGGGGTGCAGCCCCAGGACAAGGCCCAGCAGGTGCAACGGTTGCAGGGCGAAGGGCGCACCGTCGGCATGGTCGGTGACGGGGTAAACGACGCTCCGGCTCTGGCCCAGGCGGATGTTGGTTTTGCGATCGGTACGGGCACCGACGTTGCCATCGAGGCGGCGGACATCACCCTGGTTGGCGGCTCGTTGCGCTCGGTGGTCTACGCCATCCAGATCTCGCGGGCCACCCTGGGCAACATCAAGCAGAACCTCTTCGGCGCTTTTATCTACAACAGTCTGGGCATCCCGGTGGCGGCGGGGCTCTTTTATCCGCTGTTTGGCTGGCTGCTCTCGCCCATCCTCGCCGGGGGAGCGATGGCTCTTTCGAGCATTACCGTCGTACTCAACGCCAGCCGCCTGCGGCTTTTTGCTCCCAAATCCGTTTCGGAGGCATAA
- a CDS encoding cupredoxin domain-containing protein, whose product MNAIQLLVNLIGFGLIAAIVWWFFFYKNQAATARRSAGDLQEVDITVRGGYSPAQIVVEAGRPVRLHFTRKESSACSEEIVFPQFGKRARLPENRTVTLEVTPERPGEYEFACGMNMLHGKLIAR is encoded by the coding sequence ATGAATGCCATTCAACTACTTGTCAATCTCATTGGCTTTGGCCTGATCGCTGCGATTGTCTGGTGGTTCTTCTTCTACAAGAACCAGGCCGCCACAGCGCGCCGTTCAGCAGGCGATTTGCAGGAAGTCGATATCACCGTGCGGGGCGGCTACAGTCCCGCCCAGATCGTCGTCGAAGCGGGCAGGCCCGTGCGGCTTCACTTCACCCGCAAAGAATCCTCCGCCTGCAGCGAGGAAATCGTCTTTCCCCAGTTCGGCAAGCGCGCCCGTCTGCCGGAAAATCGTACCGTTACCCTCGAAGTCACCCCCGAGCGGCCCGGCGAGTACGAATTTGCCTGCGGCATGAACATGCTCCACGGCAAACTCATCGCCCGCTGA
- a CDS encoding TolC family protein — MRLSKLPGIFLAALLGIPDFGISACAQVQAPSGFQLTLSEAFARADERNPQLVTARRILKIGQADITIAGAVPNPIFSVAYGFFDAYALFNNLQQVSIAQTFELGGKRDARLQLAANEYELTQLQLNAQRFDIHSQVRRAYAEFATSEAQVQAIDEQIRLLRQLVELVRKRFNAGAVAEAELFQAELARNQGEPQRTTALSRVQRSRVQLNALLGESPQTALDVRDKSLFNLDIQKTELTPTQNTRIPSAEELLERAYAHRLDLRVAVQQTAVARAQLRVADSLRTPDVQAIMGITFTANNIGDPQTQGLLIGANIPLPVFYNQRGEIFKAEAVIEQSELQTTAIRAQIAAEVQTAYQDLTTAQENIRRYQKRLLPDSAEVVRLARRSYEVGKAGLATVILAQQSDQQIRSAYLDTVVAYQNAWADIEKATGTELSEL; from the coding sequence ATGAGGTTGTCAAAACTCCCAGGTATCTTTCTCGCTGCTCTGCTCGGAATACCAGATTTTGGGATTTCAGCCTGCGCCCAGGTGCAAGCTCCCTCTGGCTTCCAGTTGACTCTCAGCGAAGCATTCGCTCGGGCTGACGAGCGCAATCCACAACTGGTAACGGCCCGTCGTATCCTCAAAATCGGTCAAGCCGACATTACCATTGCCGGTGCCGTCCCCAACCCGATCTTCTCAGTAGCCTACGGTTTCTTCGATGCTTATGCCCTCTTCAATAATCTTCAGCAGGTGAGCATAGCCCAGACATTTGAATTGGGAGGAAAGCGAGACGCTCGGTTGCAGCTCGCGGCAAATGAATACGAATTGACTCAGCTGCAGCTGAACGCCCAACGCTTTGATATCCATTCTCAAGTACGGCGGGCCTACGCCGAGTTCGCCACCTCTGAAGCCCAGGTTCAGGCCATCGATGAGCAAATCCGGTTGTTAAGGCAATTAGTGGAGTTGGTGCGCAAGCGATTCAATGCCGGGGCAGTGGCTGAGGCGGAGTTATTTCAAGCTGAGCTGGCCCGCAACCAGGGCGAGCCCCAGCGCACCACTGCCCTCAGCCGCGTTCAGCGCTCACGGGTGCAACTCAATGCTTTGTTGGGCGAAAGCCCCCAAACTGCTCTCGATGTGCGCGACAAGAGCCTGTTTAATCTCGATATTCAGAAAACCGAGCTTACTCCGACTCAGAACACCCGGATACCCTCCGCCGAGGAATTGCTGGAGCGCGCCTACGCCCACCGGCTCGATCTGCGCGTTGCAGTTCAGCAAACTGCTGTCGCCCGTGCCCAGTTGCGGGTTGCTGATTCGCTACGAACGCCGGATGTGCAGGCAATCATGGGTATCACCTTCACCGCAAACAATATTGGCGACCCACAGACTCAGGGATTGCTCATCGGTGCCAATATTCCTCTGCCTGTGTTCTACAACCAGCGAGGTGAGATCTTTAAGGCTGAAGCTGTTATCGAGCAGTCAGAATTACAGACTACGGCGATCCGTGCCCAGATCGCCGCTGAGGTACAAACGGCTTATCAGGATCTCACAACCGCCCAGGAAAACATTCGCAGATACCAAAAGCGCTTGCTTCCTGATTCTGCCGAGGTGGTTCGATTGGCGCGACGCAGCTATGAGGTCGGCAAGGCTGGGCTGGCGACTGTCATCCTTGCCCAGCAATCTGACCAGCAGATTCGCTCCGCCTATCTCGACACCGTGGTCGCCTATCAGAACGCTTGGGCAGATATCGAAAAGGCAACGGGCACCGAGCTTTCTGAGTTATAG
- a CDS encoding efflux RND transporter periplasmic adaptor subunit has product MKLPLLIALLLGSLLTSCTAKISSAQPRAKPSKADGPVRLRLEAGELRQVQITTSTVTKRILPVEIVASGQVQSAADRTTEIASPVSGRVERIAVQPGERVVAGQLLAILRSSEVAQIESELLQQILELDAEREQDQVQLTLTRSTFEREKQLLAEKVGVRADFEQARSEYLKAAAVLHSLVRKRHALITTASERLRLLGMGPGEANRVVREQKVDNTVMVRTPRSGIIAARNFNPGELVDGSKPLFVVADLTKVWLIAQVFEKDIASTRIGLPATARVDSYPGKTFSGRLDYIAPGLDPQTRTLAVRATIDNSSGRLKPQMFARLTLLSGSISVLAVPTAAVQKSGETYVAYVEQDHHTYEERRLILGRTFDSQVEVKSGLAPGEKIAVKGSVELHGRAIQLVNQ; this is encoded by the coding sequence GTGAAGCTTCCACTGCTGATTGCACTGCTCCTCGGTAGCTTACTCACCAGTTGCACCGCGAAAATCTCCAGCGCCCAACCCCGGGCGAAACCGTCGAAGGCCGACGGACCTGTGCGGCTTCGACTCGAAGCCGGTGAACTTCGCCAGGTCCAGATCACCACCTCTACGGTCACGAAGCGCATTCTCCCGGTTGAGATCGTTGCAAGCGGTCAGGTTCAAAGCGCTGCTGACCGTACTACGGAGATCGCTTCCCCTGTATCGGGGCGAGTCGAGCGGATCGCTGTCCAACCTGGCGAGCGAGTGGTAGCCGGTCAACTGCTTGCCATCCTGCGCAGCAGCGAGGTGGCTCAGATTGAATCGGAGTTGCTCCAGCAGATTCTCGAACTCGACGCCGAGCGCGAGCAAGACCAGGTGCAATTGACTCTTACTAGGAGCACCTTCGAGCGAGAAAAGCAGCTTTTGGCCGAAAAAGTTGGTGTCCGCGCCGATTTTGAGCAGGCACGAAGCGAGTATCTAAAGGCAGCAGCTGTTCTGCACAGTCTCGTCCGCAAGCGCCATGCCCTAATCACCACTGCTTCTGAGCGGCTGCGGCTTTTGGGGATGGGTCCAGGCGAGGCGAATCGAGTGGTGCGCGAGCAAAAGGTTGACAACACTGTGATGGTCCGTACTCCTCGCTCTGGCATCATCGCAGCACGCAATTTCAATCCGGGCGAACTTGTGGATGGTAGTAAGCCGCTGTTTGTCGTAGCGGATTTGACGAAGGTGTGGCTCATTGCCCAGGTGTTCGAAAAAGATATCGCTTCAACCCGGATCGGGCTGCCTGCAACGGCCCGCGTCGATAGTTACCCCGGCAAAACCTTCAGTGGCCGACTTGACTACATCGCACCCGGCCTCGATCCGCAAACGCGTACCCTGGCAGTGCGAGCGACTATCGACAACTCTAGTGGTAGACTCAAGCCCCAGATGTTCGCTCGCCTCACTCTGCTTTCAGGTAGCATTTCAGTGCTCGCGGTGCCTACAGCTGCGGTTCAAAAAAGCGGCGAGACTTATGTTGCTTACGTCGAGCAAGACCACCATACTTACGAAGAGCGCCGTCTCATCCTCGGTCGCACCTTTGATTCGCAGGTGGAAGTAAAATCTGGCCTTGCCCCCGGAGAAAAGATAGCAGTCAAAGGCAGCGTCGAGTTGCATGGACGCGCGATTCAACTTGTCAACCAGTAA
- a CDS encoding efflux RND transporter permease subunit, which produces MTTNHPVERLIGFALAKRWLTIVLALAIAIVGGLAWRFLPLEAYPELSDPLVRVITLYPGKGTEEVERAVTVPLEKELNGIPNQTALRSISLYGLSIVTMTFKDGTPTSLARQQVLERIAGADLPEDAQPGLDADVGGSVREIYRYTLQSPYYTPMGLRAIQEWELEKAFRQIPGVIDVISQGGPTKTYQVNVDPERLQAHGVTLQQVYEALTNSNATTGGGFIQKNNQAFIVRELGLLAGQADIAAVVVATPSAGTPVLVRDVAEVTVGPRVRRGQVGLDTKEDVIEGIIWMRSGENPSKVLESLYKKLPEIRSRLPEGVKLVPLYDRLGLINNTLHTVGENVAVGIALVIAVLWLFLFDGRSALITACVIPLSVLVAFIVLSLAGVPANLLSLGAIDFGILVDGAVVMSENIVRRLASEGQQLSMRERLQLLTHSAQEVGRPVLYGIGVIVVTFLPIFTFGGVEGKLFRPLALTMVAALLGAAVAALTLIPVLCAIFLVGKPLVERESPVVHFARRLYIPSLRWSLAHPAPVIGGAVAASVVAALVFLQLGSEFLPHLDEGNIWLRTTIKPGSVTLEHSVAVARKVRNCLLRYPEVVQVLSQEGGPDDGTDPMRFADQEYFVDLKPAREWRSAFHADKNALIVAMRRDLEQIPGVDYYFSQYIQMMLDEALSGVQGSLVAKIAGPDLLKLEELGSRVGRLMRQTPGIVDVIVDPLLGQPQFAVTIDRTQAARYGLNVSDLQALVETAMAGKVATSIIEGERRFDLSVRLAPSYRDSETALARVLIDTPAGTKIPLAQVASLKEVDGATQVWREAGSRLSTIRANVRGRDLAAAVADAQRRVASEIQIPSGYRIIWSGEFQRQQEALAQLAVVLPVTILIILGILYAAFGTIRSAAVVFAVVPLAAIGGVLGLFFTGTYFSISAGVGFIALFGVAVQNGILLVSCVGELQRRGLELQEAVFEGAVARMRPVLMTATVATLGLLPAALSNEIGAQTQKPFAIVIIGGLVSATALTLLVLPTLYRYFAPSPNTAQEQADPLPIEIRETAVK; this is translated from the coding sequence ATGACTACAAATCATCCAGTCGAGCGCTTGATCGGGTTCGCTCTGGCCAAACGCTGGTTGACAATCGTCCTCGCCCTGGCGATAGCGATCGTAGGCGGCCTGGCCTGGCGATTCTTGCCCCTGGAGGCTTATCCAGAGTTGTCTGATCCGCTGGTGCGAGTGATCACGCTATATCCAGGCAAGGGCACCGAGGAGGTCGAGCGCGCTGTGACGGTGCCTCTAGAAAAAGAGCTAAATGGCATTCCCAACCAGACGGCTTTGCGGTCGATCTCGCTCTACGGTTTGTCGATTGTGACCATGACATTCAAGGATGGCACACCCACCAGCCTTGCCCGCCAGCAGGTGCTCGAAAGGATTGCCGGGGCAGACTTGCCGGAGGATGCCCAGCCGGGGCTCGACGCGGATGTCGGCGGCTCGGTGCGCGAAATTTACCGCTACACCCTCCAGAGTCCTTACTACACGCCGATGGGGCTGCGGGCCATTCAGGAGTGGGAGCTGGAGAAGGCGTTCCGGCAGATTCCAGGAGTGATCGATGTTATCAGTCAGGGTGGCCCCACCAAAACCTATCAGGTAAACGTCGATCCGGAACGGTTGCAGGCGCACGGCGTCACCCTCCAGCAGGTCTACGAGGCGCTCACCAACTCTAATGCCACCACAGGCGGCGGCTTCATTCAAAAAAACAACCAGGCTTTCATCGTGCGCGAGCTGGGCCTGCTTGCAGGTCAGGCTGACATCGCTGCGGTGGTCGTCGCCACCCCGAGCGCCGGAACGCCGGTGCTGGTGCGCGATGTTGCCGAGGTAACCGTCGGCCCCAGGGTGCGGCGCGGGCAGGTGGGTCTGGATACCAAGGAGGATGTGATCGAGGGAATCATCTGGATGCGCTCGGGCGAGAATCCTTCGAAAGTGCTCGAAAGTCTCTACAAAAAGCTTCCGGAGATCCGCTCCCGTCTGCCCGAAGGGGTCAAGCTCGTGCCCCTGTACGACCGCCTGGGTCTGATCAACAACACCTTGCACACGGTCGGTGAGAACGTGGCGGTGGGCATCGCCCTGGTGATCGCTGTGCTGTGGCTCTTTCTGTTCGACGGTCGATCGGCGCTCATCACTGCCTGTGTCATTCCCCTATCGGTCCTGGTGGCCTTCATCGTCTTGAGTCTGGCGGGAGTTCCGGCGAATTTGCTGTCGCTGGGGGCGATCGATTTCGGCATCCTGGTAGACGGGGCGGTGGTGATGAGCGAAAACATTGTGCGTCGCCTGGCGAGCGAAGGGCAGCAGTTGAGCATGCGCGAGCGCTTGCAACTTTTGACCCACTCCGCCCAGGAAGTCGGTCGGCCCGTACTCTACGGCATCGGTGTCATCGTTGTCACCTTCCTACCCATCTTCACTTTTGGCGGGGTAGAAGGAAAACTATTTCGCCCCTTGGCACTGACGATGGTCGCTGCCCTTTTGGGAGCGGCTGTGGCTGCCCTCACCCTTATCCCGGTTCTGTGCGCGATCTTTTTGGTGGGTAAACCCCTCGTCGAGCGCGAAAGCCCGGTGGTGCATTTTGCTCGCCGCCTCTACATCCCCTCGCTGCGCTGGTCGCTTGCTCATCCCGCGCCTGTGATTGGCGGAGCTGTAGCCGCCTCGGTGGTCGCTGCGCTGGTTTTCTTGCAGTTGGGCAGCGAGTTCTTGCCCCACCTCGACGAGGGCAACATTTGGCTACGCACCACGATTAAACCCGGCTCGGTCACCCTTGAACATTCCGTTGCCGTGGCGCGCAAGGTGCGCAATTGCCTGCTTCGTTATCCGGAAGTTGTACAGGTTCTCTCCCAGGAAGGTGGACCGGACGACGGGACCGACCCGATGCGATTCGCTGATCAAGAATACTTCGTGGACCTCAAACCGGCCCGTGAATGGCGCTCCGCGTTCCACGCGGACAAAAATGCACTCATCGTTGCAATGCGCCGTGATCTCGAACAGATTCCTGGAGTGGACTACTACTTCAGCCAGTACATCCAGATGATGCTCGACGAGGCACTCTCGGGTGTCCAGGGTTCACTGGTGGCCAAGATCGCCGGTCCTGATCTGCTGAAGCTGGAAGAACTCGGAAGCCGGGTGGGCAGGCTCATGCGCCAGACACCGGGGATTGTCGATGTGATCGTCGATCCGCTGCTGGGCCAACCGCAATTCGCCGTCACAATCGACCGCACCCAGGCTGCGCGCTATGGCCTGAATGTCTCCGACTTGCAGGCTCTGGTTGAAACGGCGATGGCTGGCAAAGTCGCCACTTCGATCATCGAAGGGGAGCGACGCTTCGACCTCTCTGTCCGCCTCGCTCCGTCCTATCGCGACAGTGAGACAGCACTCGCCCGCGTGCTGATCGATACTCCGGCGGGTACCAAAATTCCCCTGGCCCAGGTGGCCTCGCTTAAAGAAGTAGACGGTGCCACCCAGGTCTGGCGCGAGGCGGGTTCAAGACTTTCGACCATCCGGGCCAACGTGCGCGGTCGGGATCTGGCAGCTGCGGTGGCTGACGCCCAGCGTCGAGTCGCGTCCGAAATTCAGATTCCATCTGGCTATCGAATTATCTGGAGCGGCGAGTTCCAGCGGCAGCAGGAGGCCCTTGCCCAACTCGCGGTCGTGTTGCCGGTGACTATCCTCATCATTCTGGGAATCCTCTATGCTGCTTTTGGCACCATCAGGAGCGCTGCTGTCGTCTTCGCGGTCGTACCGCTGGCGGCCATTGGCGGGGTGCTGGGGCTATTCTTCACGGGCACGTACTTCTCGATATCGGCGGGGGTCGGCTTCATCGCTCTTTTTGGGGTGGCCGTTCAAAATGGCATTTTGCTTGTCTCCTGCGTGGGCGAGCTGCAACGCCGGGGCCTGGAACTGCAAGAAGCAGTCTTTGAAGGGGCAGTGGCCCGAATGCGCCCAGTGCTGATGACTGCAACAGTTGCCACCCTAGGACTGCTGCCTGCGGCGCTATCTAACGAAATTGGTGCGCAAACCCAAAAACCCTTCGCCATCGTGATTATTGGTGGACTGGTGTCAGCTACGGCACTTACATTACTGGTCCTGCCAACCCTTTACCGCTACTTTGCACCGTCCCCCAACACGGCGCAGGAGCAAGCGGACCCATTGCCCATTGAAATTCGGGAGACAGCTGTCAAGTGA
- a CDS encoding M56 family metallopeptidase, producing MLVELLFPVLGGATFALGLGYWTRVRLRDERRWECRRQAQLIELAAPAATGCLVLWHILEDLQAGGLAWIAHGLAGLPLWPLLGFAALTIPGVCVYILRHLRLADQLRACSRTDAQVSEAQVLLDTLSAEAGMDAPLLRRLLTQKPVALVMGFRRPVVYLSSWYFEQLSVEQLRPVLAHELAHVARQDNLLAAIAAGLSTAASRIRLGRRAYKGFVRERELAADEMAASLTGQPLRLANILLKVLEEHVPSGDACPCATTGEDFEERLEHLIGLHGEVPGPRPTVPGWRLAVTWLAFACVALLCADLIPHCLDLLQQTP from the coding sequence ATGCTCGTTGAACTGCTTTTTCCCGTGCTTGGGGGGGCAACTTTCGCACTGGGCCTCGGGTACTGGACGCGGGTGCGGTTGCGTGACGAGCGGCGATGGGAGTGCAGGCGGCAGGCACAGCTCATCGAACTGGCCGCTCCTGCAGCCACCGGTTGCCTCGTCTTATGGCACATTCTGGAAGACTTGCAGGCGGGAGGTCTTGCTTGGATCGCTCATGGCCTGGCTGGGCTGCCGCTGTGGCCGCTACTGGGGTTCGCAGCACTCACCATTCCGGGCGTTTGCGTGTACATCCTGCGCCACCTGCGTCTTGCTGATCAACTGCGGGCCTGTTCTCGCACAGACGCGCAGGTGAGCGAAGCACAGGTTTTGCTCGACACCTTGTCAGCGGAGGCCGGGATGGACGCGCCACTCCTGCGACGTCTGCTCACCCAAAAACCCGTCGCCCTAGTCATGGGTTTTCGCCGGCCGGTAGTCTATCTGTCCAGCTGGTACTTCGAGCAGTTGTCGGTGGAGCAGTTGCGCCCAGTGCTCGCCCACGAGCTGGCGCACGTTGCCCGGCAGGACAATTTGCTCGCTGCCATCGCTGCTGGTTTGTCAACGGCGGCGTCTCGGATCCGCTTAGGCCGACGAGCTTACAAAGGGTTCGTCCGGGAACGCGAACTTGCTGCCGACGAGATGGCGGCGAGCTTGACCGGTCAACCGCTCAGACTGGCGAACATTTTGCTGAAAGTATTGGAAGAACACGTCCCGAGCGGTGACGCCTGCCCGTGCGCGACTACCGGCGAAGACTTCGAGGAGCGCCTGGAACACTTGATCGGTCTGCATGGCGAGGTACCCGGCCCACGGCCAACTGTGCCGGGCTGGCGGTTGGCAGTTACCTGGCTGGCCTTTGCCTGTGTAGCGCTGCTATGTGCGGATCTGATTCCTCACTGCCTGGATCTGCTGCAGCAAACTCCTTGA
- a CDS encoding BlaI/MecI/CopY family transcriptional regulator, producing MDLANIHAVFRPNQTGLKKVLGDLEAEIMEVVWSATNPMSGKDVHLLLSQSGGPTHQTIVGTMTALAEKDLLKVVFKNGKTRFYLPSMSREDFLHHVLGHVLDNLLGEFPDALCALLDERRQVSGGPGKLGQLRERVRRLEGEEDAR from the coding sequence ATGGATCTGGCAAATATCCACGCTGTGTTTCGTCCAAACCAGACGGGTCTCAAGAAGGTGCTCGGGGATCTCGAAGCAGAAATTATGGAGGTCGTCTGGTCGGCAACCAACCCTATGTCTGGCAAAGATGTTCACCTGCTTCTGTCACAGAGCGGGGGTCCAACCCACCAGACGATCGTGGGAACGATGACGGCTCTGGCCGAAAAGGATTTGCTCAAAGTCGTTTTCAAAAACGGCAAAACACGGTTCTACCTGCCTTCGATGAGTCGAGAGGATTTCTTGCACCACGTTCTAGGCCATGTTCTGGACAATCTTCTGGGAGAATTCCCTGATGCGCTTTGCGCTTTACTCGATGAGCGCCGACAGGTAAGCGGTGGCCCTGGGAAGCTGGGGCAGTTGCGCGAACGGGTGCGCCGACTTGAGGGGGAGGAGGATGCTCGTTGA